ATCAtttgaacataaaataaacaacGTATCTCAAAATCTTTGATGCATAATTTGGTGACTTTGcttaaacaaaaagaatattggatggaaataaaattccatACATTCGTGCACATTTCAAATGgagaaaaaagcaatatttccaaaaagaagatattgagataaaaaaatgttattgcgACGTACAGATACTCAACGTCTCAAagtttataaagaattataataaaaaaataaattaaaaaaccgCAAGAGTGTAAAGTAAGATtaacgataaatttaaaaaaaacaaatattctatttgaacgataaaataatctaCATTATTAATGTAGAATCGTTCGATGGAGCCTAAAGTTTtatcagaataattttttgaaaacaatttaattctaaataatggagtaatatttataaaaatcttgcagacaatataaaattatatacactcttaactttgatttattatttataatattttgtgcagAACTTTTGGATGATGTTAAGCTATTACGTAAAATGGCATTTACCAGATGAAAGAAAACTCATTTGTTGCACGGAATATTTTCTGAGTAACACAGTAAAACGCGTGATAAAGCATAAGTAAAAATagctttaaataaatacgttttaaattaaatattattttcacattatatattatgtcacataataaaacagaagaaaaacgtaatatgcaaaattcaatatattctttaaaaaaacccataaagcaaaaaacaaacaacaagcaaaattaatatttttaatttactttatctAATTTACTTTAGCTGTAATATAAACTTCTTAACAGAAagttatcattttataaagcgattaaatgtaaatttaataaacacaaGAATTCAAGGCAAAAGGATAAACATAtcataataacaaaaaaaaaagtaaaacaaaaatgaaagaatattaaacagttcaaaaatttttgccaacaaaaaaagtatacaaataaaaagtatataatatgcTGCtgcgtatacatatattaatattaaaagacaaGTGTCAAAATGTAATGTTAATGTTAGTTAACGCAGTATTATTTACACCTCAATACACAATTATACAAGCAATCAACAtcaattatagaaaatattgatattttcaaaCGTTAATCAAATCTGAATAAAATCTATgggtgaaaataaaaaagtaatgagCCTTTCTTAAAAAGTTTCCGATTCCTTAAATGTCCCTccacttgtttatttatatataccaTCGTACATAAACATTGTACTCACCATAATGGCTCTTTTCATTGCAGCGCAGAGTGCCAAGAATCCAGTATATCCGTTAACAGTCCATGGATCGGTACCTTTCGGTGACCAAAGTGAAAAATTCAAGGTGTGCAAGACGAAAATCCAATCCGCCGCTCTATTGTCGTTACAGTCGGGATACAAGTCGGAATGTCTCGTAAATTTGCACATAACATTTTCGAACTCTCCATTTTGAAAAGCATTGTCCAGATATATTAGCACCTACGCAAACCAAATAAAACATTAGTGATACTTCTTTCACAACGGAAATTCTAAGGAGAAACTGGCTTTTATTCGacaggaaataaattttattttatttgcaaacattGTGTAGTAATGACAGTGAAACCAGGTCAAGTCGTACGATATTTCACGGATTAATGCTGAATAAAATTGGGTAGctaaaatgtagaataaatttcttcataaatcatttttctcggaaaatcaatgcttaatataaaaaagttaatgctTCTTCTCTTTGTTCACTTTAttcctttatttaaaatcatattttatcgactgtacaattaattattcctgAAACAATCATACagaaataaacagaaaatttCTTGAACACATCCCCGAGTCGAAGAGCCCGACTTTATTCTATACCTTTTCTAAATTCTCTTGAAACGAAATCGCACCACGGCATTCGAATCGACTTATAAAGTCGCGCGCATCTAATCCTAACCTAAGTTAATCATCCCCCAAGATTTGTGAACGAATTGTCAAAATGTCGTGAATATTAACGAACTTATAAAGAAACTAGAGGTGCTTACATCCCAGGCCATTTGAATTATGCCTTGCTGATTGATGGACACATCTGATGCTTTTCCCGCGATTCGAAACACGGACTGCTGTGCTAGCAAAATCTCGGTTGGACGAGATGACGATGTTTGACCGTCAGACGACATGACGATGTTTCGTCGATTGTTTCAAATTGTTGACTGCGAACATCTCGGTCGCGATCACCTTTACGAAGATTCGACCGCGACAAAACACATAAACACGTGTAAAAATCCGTTCTTCGAATCGTCATAACAGCCTATCGCGCGCGCCATAATAATGACCTTTGAAATTTGAGACTGACAGCGTCTCTGACGGTAAAGTGCGACATCACGTCagcaatttcaaatttaacaaTCGATATGAATGTGCAATATGTTTAAATTCACTACTCTAACTGTTTTATGATATTGTAAATGCTTGAGCAGAAatcaattaacattaaattaggATATTCCACTCACGCccaacaaaaagaaaattactttacattaaaaaaaaaacaagcttaaaattatttctaaatttttcaatcgaTCTAAAAAATACcttttaatacttattttttataaaagcaggattattatttaacaggATCAGGttcaagtttttattattaataattctcatATAATTGTAGCCAGTTGCGGCGCTATTAACAGATTGTAAAAATGATGCTACCTTCTTCCAAGAAAATCCATTCGTGATCTGATCTGATCTTCGCCAAGTCAGCGCGAGTAGGCAGCTCTCTGCCATCGGTACTCAACGATCCAATATTCACTAACAATGTTTCTCCCCTTGTTAGTTTCGGTATCTACAaacaagatatttatataaataaaagaaaaaaattaaaattaataagctAAGAACTCGATGTTATTCGAAGTTATTCGTACTGTGGTACTTacatttaaacttataattaatttattgatattcaCTTCACATATATACAAGCACTTTGGTCATTTTATCAAACCGTCTTTAgtgttttaacaattttatcgttataaatatctatttcaatatatattgattaaattttcaacatatattatatatatatatatttatttataaactatgaaacaattttcaatgaataaaACTGCTTATCTGATTAActttttttcagtaatttaGACGCAGAAACAAAAAAGAGCAAGCAAAGTAAATTGAGTATCGTTGCAAGATCAACGTTGTGCAAAGGACCTACCCTTGCGCCCTCACCCTATGTTCTCACATCCAATGAACGTTTGAGCAGATATGAGATTTCCAATTCGACGAATATCTGCGCCGATGATTTCAAGAGTTTACCCGATCAAACGATTAGCATGGCACAGAGTGAGCTCGATTTTAGTTCCGATACcttaataaaatcacataaTCAGTAAAATTTCTCATAGAATTATTACATCAATTAATAATGAGTAAGTATTTATGATACATGTTACTTACTATTTATTAGACCATCCGATACAGCAAATTACAGTTAGTTCTGTTCAACGAACAGAGACACAATATGGACAAGTTAGTTTACCTTCGCTGTCCTTGGATAGAATCCTAAACAAACTTCGATTCAAAAATCCAATCCTGGACGAACTTCGACTTCCATACAGCCTATTACCGACAATCGTAAGCGATCATGAAATACGTTTTGAAGAAACGTATTGCCAAGTGCTTTGATGTTTGAAGCCGCGGGCAACTGGTTGCCAGCTAAAATTCAGTAAGTAGCTTATTAGAAAAGAAGCAAACTTTAGGATACAAAGCAACAAATATCAGCACGGAAATAATAAATGGTTTACCGATTAAAAGCAAAGCGGCGTCCATAAATGCCGCGTTGTTAAGCATAGTAGCCATAAGAATGTCATGTCCAAGACAATCGATGAAGGAGACATGGCGAACCAATTCGAATCTTCCTTGACAAACCGGATACAAACAAGAGAATGAGTCTTCTTTACTGAAACCGCCGGATATGTAGCGTCCTGGCCGAGGACATTTTACGTTGTTGCACTCATAGATCTTTGCGTTTGCATATCCTGAAACGAGCAAAGTAATCAGATAACttattctctttctccctcacTTGCACGAGAGAACTtctgacaaagagagaaaCTAATCAATCGCAACATGtcgatttttgaaataataataatttaactcaaCGTGAATTCGTGGTCCCTGTTTATAACTATTCAATAAGTATTATgtggtaataattaaattaagatttggCACAACTTGCAATACAAAGATTCATATATCgaattaaatacattacatGAAAAATGTAGTGCATCTAGatgtaatatataactatatatatttatacttaactatatttattaatatttatttatacttagctatacatatatttatttatacttttatatttcattcacCAAACAAGTGAACGAAGAAAGAAACACGACAGAATTGCATATGCGATATTCCAATATCTGTAATCAGTGTGccattataaattcaaatattattgtaaaatcatTGGATAGGCAtgctataaatttatgatgTGAATAGTTCATTACGCACAATAATTAACGCACATTATgattagaattaaaagaattacgTGAGTATCGAGTTTTACATATAATGAAATACAGATTAACCTATTCAATCCAACAATAACAAtccaacaataaaattttcaatccaACAAtccaacaataaaattttcttaacataaaaaaaaacaagttagAATGATTGCTGAATTTTCAGTTAATCTAAGAAGTAATATGCCgcgaaaaattgtaaacatattattaaattatgtgtAATTATTTCGCAAGAAACTGAAGCAATTTTAATAGACAAATACTTAATTACTACAACGAATGCAATGAACacgttgtaataaaaaaaaattgaaagagtTAACTCTGCGTGTTGCCAAATAAAAAggacatttattttagaatgtaGTTTAAAGTATCGCGGAAATGtttgtatacatattattacaaaaaaaatatgtctaatatataattataattaaataaataaatagaaaaatgagaaCATTCctgaaatttgaattttggAATTTGGATTGTCGGAAAGGAACGATAAAAGAgattcgataaaattatgatgCAATAAAAGAACTTATAATACTACATACATaatgatacaaaattttttctgtcACAAATAGCAAAATTTGACATGAAATATTGtacttcatatttatatttccattatcaaaataaagataagtaATATACCAATGATCACTAGTTACAtcaaattctaataaaaaataaatatataaaaaatcgctttatataaatttataaaagtcaCTTTCTTTGATTTCATACTTTTCTGTGAAGATTGGCTAAAGTAATGcatcatttctttctttatcatttctaGATCAAAtatgttcaataatttaattagtttatgTTAATAACCAGAAAATGTGTTAAACTTGAAAAAAGTCTTGTCTTGatcatcttaaaaaatattaaaaaagatatttgtttTTGTGATAACTAAAAAgtacactgtaaaaaattcagtaaatttacacaaataataaatataaaaattagatatttaatattaatcaattgtgaatataaaaaagttattgaaattttacaaaaattatataatttcacaaaaattatgTAGTTTTGTCTTTTATTGTGTAAGCGATAGAATATTTTGAAGATCTTAAGTAATtatccaaatttttataatattatagacaGCATAAACGGTAATATTCCGCAAATTACAGtaacattttatcaatataataaatttacaattaaattacgacccaaatgtgtatttaataatatacaaaaagtaTTACTACATTaccatttatatattatataattttatattctattgtaaattaacttttgcaatttttaattagattagaAGAAATTAAGTTCGCAAATGCGTGAAAATTTACCCGTATAATAGTTGGTCTCAAATTTACTcactataatataaaattactcacCATAATAGTTCtaatattaaactaaaattttgtACAGTGTAGTTTTgttgtgtatatatttcagATTGTCTTATCAccgcaaaaaaatttggtttctagaacgaattatttttttcagtatcAAATATGGTAAAAACAGTTAAAAGACAAATCATgacaaaaaagttattgttcTTTATGAGTCAGCGTGATCATTCGCAGATTAATGACGATCTAAGaatgttctaaaaatatacacTTCTAACATTGTGCAATAGCACATTCTTCATCAAATATTCGTCGTGCACATACCGAAAGTCCCACAAGAAATTGTCGATTAaggtattatatttataaaagggTATTTCTTCTATCAGGCTCTTTTTATCAggattcattattttatacatttcacataattctataaatttgaCCCGCAGCTGAGATCTTATAACGCACGCGCAAGCGATTATTTCCAGATTCTCTGTGCTCTCAAATTCCAGTGTATCTGCAAGAAATACACAGCGTATTTTGTTACGATTTGTTTCACGGAAAATTCTCCACATAAAAATTGAAGCGAGAGATGTATTTCCTTAGTCGTTCTCTAAATGAACGCTTTGATATATACAACACGTAAAACGtcataatcaatataaatttcagaaaaatatagaattttccctgttttgaataaataagtaatataaaattgataaaataagtaatgatgtaaataaaagattacttgtactttaaaatttaatcgaaaataatgcttattaattacgatattataaattctgcTTCTGTATTGGAGAAACATTTTCATCGGTAGAAAAACAAACTTTGTAAAATGGTACCATCTGTAAAAAAATGGCATAACGGTTTCTTACCGttttcttcgatttttttctGGAGCCTATCGGAATAGCTAAGAGcattgaaattaagaaaaatttgaataacgCGAAAATCGATAAGCATCGAAGAAAGTCCGAATGTTGCTTCAATTTTGACTGCTTTATGTTTGCTAAAGAAGCACAATAAATCAATCATCAGTGTAGTAGCcttcaaatagaaaataactgaaagagaatttaataaaaaacattttgcattattaaatttataacttaacTCACTGACTGTTCTAATGTACGAATTAATGTATCAAACTCAATGCAATAAATGtaacttaaattaattaattacagaaaatgcaattataattatatagcaTTCATCACACGACAAGTGTgccaatgtaatattttactagaatcctttttcatttgttatcctttttatgatttacaaacttattaaattaaacatttttagacatattaaaatatattcatttgtaataaaatatgtctcGATATGTCtctattacataatttaactCAAAATTCTCTAAAAATACAAGCTTATAAATTCATTTAACTTTAGAATACTAATTCGAGTCTTTTCGAGTCTTTCTGTGATATTATTCTTTACCTCTCTTTCCTTTGTATTGCAACATGTTTTCATGATATGAAGGAAAATTGATAAGCAATTTCAGCAAATCATTCCCCTTTTTGCACAATTTGACACATGTTAGAAAAGTGCCTGTAACAAATGTACGATatgtctattttttaatttatcctttcttcctcctttttttaataattcccATGCGTTATTCATTCAGAACCACTGActtattaaactatttaataaccgagaataaaacttgaaaaatattcatcacttaaaatagtttatttacaataatagttgtttattatcatttttatctgtctcttttatatatatatatttctcaatgAAAAGTGCTACTATTAcattcattattttgatattttatactcaTACTAATTATGAACACATTCTTTCATACATAtgaagtataaattataaaatatctttatgtttaataacattttagcagaaatttttttaattataaaagttagtTTTGAGTGAGTTAAGCTGCGTTATGTCGTTATAACATGCAGCACGTACAAATTTTGTTGCAATGGTTTATTTACcttcataattttcaattaaaatatttccaatctCATGCAAAAGATCAAGCCTTTCTTTTAACATCGGAATACAAGTCCCGTTATCacttcgaaaaaaaatttcgacaTCTTCTGGTTTTTGAAAAAGTTCCTTGTAATATTTAGGGTTCCATACAGGCTTTCCTTcctattttcacaaaaattgcGCCAAAGAGATGTAAGCGAAATTtgaatactttaaaaattatttaatatataatttaatatttaatatataatacaacaaaaccACAGACACAGACATTTAACACGGATTATCACAACAAAATTaccatttataatatattacccTAACTTATACAACTTGCACAATTTGTATTCTTAAAGATACAAAACATACACACAAAGAAGATGCATGCATATGCGACATTTCAATATGACAGATAAGTTGAGGACAGATTTTCGATTTGAGTGATCCTTATTGccaaaaaataagattttccTAAGAACCATTGTACGGCGAGCATCTGTGCAAATTCTTCTCCAGATTATCTAATttgaaatgtttattaaaagcCGTTCGTATCACGGAGGATATGAACGTGAAATGGTCGTTGGGCGATTATAACGAGTAtagaaaatatctaaaaaaatacatgccGACTGTATCAAAAGGGAATTGAAAAAGAGGAATCGTCTGTTCGTCGAGAGAATAGCTCTTCATTTTGCTGAGGATCAACCGCAATAAGAAGCGGAAAGATgtaattcgaaattattatacaactgAGAAAACTTTGATTTAAACTCTGCAAAAATTCTTTCCAAAAAACTGCAAGCCTTTCCTctctaaaagaagaaaagatcacatctaatatacattttatttcttttgctttttatttgaaacgtatctatttgataataagattaaaatcgaataaactttatttgcttatttttaatattcatatcgTCCATATGTCATTtctaatcatattttttcaaaaacgattgcaaatattaattacagataaaattctttttatcacTTCAGATTATAAAAAAGGGTAAAATTTGCCAGAGACAgacaactttttattaaagaacaaCTGTTATAGCAGAAATTAAAAGTCCAAAAGCAGAGAGAGGAAGCATACAAAACGGTGCAGCGattgaaattgttaaaacTCCTTAAACAAGAGGAACGAAGATTGAGAAATGTC
This window of the Linepithema humile isolate Giens D197 chromosome 1, Lhum_UNIL_v1.0, whole genome shotgun sequence genome carries:
- the LOC105671986 gene encoding queuosine 5'-phosphate N-glycosylase/hydrolase-like isoform X3; translated protein: MSFSLPFEVSLPQQSMDQIVEETSDVFIKQEGIIRIAQNVLMYLDEVIQNGANIERVTSKFTRYYLYPDINDDTAADWIFVLHTLNFSLWSPKGTDPWTVKGFTGFLALCAAMERAIMEGKPVWNPKYYKELFQKPEDVEIFFRSDNGTCIPMLKERLDLLHEIGNILIENYEGTFLTCVKLCKKGNDLLKLLINFPSYHENMLQYKGKRVIFYLKATTLMIDLLCFFSKHKAVKIEATFGLSSMLIDFRVIQIFLNFNALSYSDRLQKKIEENDTLEFESTENLEIIACACVIRSQLRVKFIELCEMYKIMNPDKKSLIEEIPFYKYNTLIDNFLWDFRICKRKDL
- the LOC105671986 gene encoding queuosine 5'-phosphate N-glycosylase/hydrolase-like isoform X4, which translates into the protein MSFSLPFEVSLPQQSMDQIVEETSDVFIKQEGIIRIAQNVLMYLDEVIQNGANIERVTSKFTRYYLYPDINDDTAADWIFVLHTLNFSLWSPKGTDPWTVKGFTGFLALCAAMERAIMEGKPVWNPKYYKELFQKPEDVEIFFRSDNGTCIPMLKERLDLLHEIGNILIENYEGTFLTCVKLCKKGNDLLKLLINFPSYHENMLQYKGKRVIFYLKATTLMIDLLCFFSKHKAVKIEATFGLSSMLIDFRVIQIFLNFNALSYSDRLQKKIEENDTLEFESTENLEIIACACVIRSQLRVKFIELCEMYKIMNPDKKSLIEEIPFYKYNTLIDNFLWDFRNQIFLR
- the LOC105671986 gene encoding queuosine 5'-phosphate N-glycosylase/hydrolase-like isoform X2; translated protein: MLGIGARGFENRFECRDAISFQENLEKVLMYLDEVIQNGANIERVTSKFTRYYLYPDINDDTAADWIFVLHTLNFSLWSPKGTDPWTVKGFTGFLALCAAMERAIMEGKPVWNPKYYKELFQKPEDVEIFFRSDNGTCIPMLKERLDLLHEIGNILIENYEGTFLTCVKLCKKGNDLLKLLINFPSYHENMLQYKGKRVIFYLKATTLMIDLLCFFSKHKAVKIEATFGLSSMLIDFRVIQIFLNFNALSYSDRLQKKIEENDTLEFESTENLEIIACACVIRSQLRVKFIELCEMYKIMNPDKKSLIEEIPFYKYNTLIDNFLWDFRYVHDEYLMKNVLLHNVRSVYF
- the LOC105671986 gene encoding queuosine 5'-phosphate N-glycosylase/hydrolase-like isoform X6, which translates into the protein MSFSLPFEVSLPQQSMDQIVEETSDVFIKQEGIIRIAQNVLMYLDEVIQNGANIERVTSKFTRYYLYPDINDDTAADWIFVLHTLNFSLWSPKGTDPWTVKGFTGFLALCAAMERAIMEGKPVWNPKYYKELFQKPEDVEIFFRSDNGTCIPMLKERLDLLHEIGNILIENYEGTFLTCVKLCKKGNDLLKLLINFPSYHENMLQYKGKRDTLEFESTENLEIIACACVIRSQLRVKFIELCEMYKIMNPDKKSLIEEIPFYKYNTLIDNFLWDFRYVHDEYLMKNVLLHNVRSVYF
- the LOC105671986 gene encoding queuosine 5'-phosphate N-glycosylase/hydrolase-like isoform X1 encodes the protein MSFSLPFEVSLPQQSMDQIVEETSDVFIKQEGIIRIAQNVLMYLDEVIQNGANIERVTSKFTRYYLYPDINDDTAADWIFVLHTLNFSLWSPKGTDPWTVKGFTGFLALCAAMERAIMEGKPVWNPKYYKELFQKPEDVEIFFRSDNGTCIPMLKERLDLLHEIGNILIENYEGTFLTCVKLCKKGNDLLKLLINFPSYHENMLQYKGKRVIFYLKATTLMIDLLCFFSKHKAVKIEATFGLSSMLIDFRVIQIFLNFNALSYSDRLQKKIEENDTLEFESTENLEIIACACVIRSQLRVKFIELCEMYKIMNPDKKSLIEEIPFYKYNTLIDNFLWDFRYVHDEYLMKNVLLHNVRSVYF
- the LOC105671986 gene encoding queuosine 5'-phosphate N-glycosylase/hydrolase-like isoform X5 translates to MYLDEVIQNGANIERVTSKFTRYYLYPDINDDTAADWIFVLHTLNFSLWSPKGTDPWTVKGFTGFLALCAAMERAIMEGKPVWNPKYYKELFQKPEDVEIFFRSDNGTCIPMLKERLDLLHEIGNILIENYEGTFLTCVKLCKKGNDLLKLLINFPSYHENMLQYKGKRVIFYLKATTLMIDLLCFFSKHKAVKIEATFGLSSMLIDFRVIQIFLNFNALSYSDRLQKKIEENDTLEFESTENLEIIACACVIRSQLRVKFIELCEMYKIMNPDKKSLIEEIPFYKYNTLIDNFLWDFRYVHDEYLMKNVLLHNVRSVYF